A DNA window from Flavobacterium sp. contains the following coding sequences:
- a CDS encoding YHS domain-containing (seleno)protein, with translation MKKLVLLLLILISGSSFAQNDAKRISQYNLENKVGIQGYDPVGYFNQGKAVKGKKEISVSYQGVTYNFSSAENKNAFLKNPSKYEPQYGGWCAYAMGSTGEKVEINPETFKIVDGKLYLFYNAYFNNTLKSWNEDQDNLKEKADTNWKKIYKN, from the coding sequence ATGAAAAAGCTAGTATTATTGTTATTGATTTTAATTTCAGGTAGTTCATTTGCTCAAAACGATGCAAAAAGAATCAGCCAGTATAATTTAGAAAACAAAGTAGGTATTCAGGGTTATGATCCTGTTGGATATTTTAATCAGGGAAAAGCAGTTAAAGGGAAAAAAGAAATTTCGGTTTCGTATCAGGGCGTGACTTATAATTTTTCTTCTGCTGAAAATAAAAATGCTTTCTTAAAAAATCCATCAAAATACGAACCTCAATATGGCGGCTGGTGTGCTTATGCTATGGGAAGTACTGGTGAAAAAGTCGAAATAAATCCGGAAACTTTTAAAATTGTCGATGGCAAACTGTATTTGTTCTACAATGCTTATTTTAATAATACATTGAAAAGCTGGAACGAGGATCAGGATAATTTAAAAGAGAAAGCAGATACGAATTGGAAAAAAATATATAAAAACTAA